In Amycolatopsis jiangsuensis, the following proteins share a genomic window:
- a CDS encoding exodeoxyribonuclease III, which yields MRVATWNVNSIVPRLPRVLDWLEHTAPDVLCLQELKNTTEAFPVEPVRSLGYEVAAYGLGRWNGVAILSKVGLEDVVRGLPGEPQFDGQAEARAIGATCGGVRVWSVYVPNGREPGNPHYAYKLAWLAALRDLAGEELAADRPFAVLGDFNVAPADDDVWDLEAFAGSTHVTGPERAALAALREAGLTDVFPRPLKYDHPFTYWDYRAGNFPNNRGMRIDLVYGNPAFTGAVTDSYVDREARKGKGPSDHAPIVVDLAR from the coding sequence ATGCGCGTCGCCACCTGGAACGTCAACTCGATCGTGCCCCGGCTCCCGCGGGTGCTGGACTGGCTGGAGCACACCGCGCCGGACGTCCTGTGCCTGCAGGAACTGAAGAACACCACCGAGGCGTTCCCGGTCGAACCGGTGCGGTCACTCGGCTACGAGGTCGCCGCGTACGGGCTCGGGCGGTGGAACGGCGTGGCGATCCTGTCGAAGGTGGGCCTCGAGGACGTCGTACGAGGCCTGCCCGGCGAACCGCAGTTCGACGGGCAGGCCGAGGCACGTGCGATCGGCGCAACCTGTGGCGGGGTCCGGGTCTGGTCGGTCTACGTGCCGAACGGTCGCGAACCGGGAAACCCGCACTACGCCTACAAACTGGCGTGGCTGGCCGCGTTGCGCGACCTCGCCGGCGAGGAACTGGCGGCGGACCGGCCGTTCGCCGTGCTGGGTGACTTCAACGTGGCGCCGGCCGACGACGACGTGTGGGACCTCGAAGCCTTCGCCGGGTCGACGCACGTGACCGGGCCGGAACGCGCGGCACTGGCCGCACTGCGCGAGGCCGGGCTCACGGACGTCTTCCCACGGCCGCTGAAGTACGACCACCCGTTCACTTACTGGGACTACCGCGCGGGGAACTTCCCGAACAACCGCGGCATGCGCATCGACCTCGTGTACGGGAACCCGGCGTTCACCGGCGCGGTGACCGACTCCTACGTCGACCGCGAGGCCCGCAAGGGCAAGGGCCCTTCCGACCACGCGCCGATCGTGGTCGACCTCGCGCGCTGA
- the whiA gene encoding DNA-binding protein WhiA yields the protein MAMTAAVKDELSRLEVTKMGPRRAEVASMLRFAGGLHIVAGRVVVEAELDTGSVARRLRKEIHELYGHHSDVHVVTASGGLRKGTRYVVRVVKDGEGLARQTGLIDQRGRPVRGLPAAVVSGGVADAEAAWRGAFLAHGSLTEPGRSSSLEVTCPGPEAALALVGAARRMGIQAKSREVRGADRVVVRDGDAIGALLTRLGAHTSVLQWEERRMRREVRATANRLANFDDANLRRSARAAVAAAARVERALEILGETAPDHLLAAGRLRLSNRQASLEELGQLSDPQMTKDAVAGRIRRLLAMADKRAKDLSIPDTESAVTAEMLEEEV from the coding sequence ATGGCGATGACCGCCGCGGTGAAGGACGAACTGAGCCGGCTCGAGGTCACGAAGATGGGACCACGCCGGGCGGAGGTCGCGTCGATGCTGCGCTTCGCCGGCGGCCTGCACATCGTGGCGGGCCGGGTGGTGGTCGAGGCGGAGCTGGACACCGGTTCGGTGGCCCGGCGGCTGCGCAAGGAGATCCACGAGCTCTACGGGCACCATTCGGACGTGCACGTGGTCACCGCGAGCGGCGGGCTGCGCAAGGGGACGCGGTACGTCGTGCGGGTGGTCAAGGACGGTGAAGGCCTGGCCCGCCAGACCGGCCTGATCGACCAGCGCGGCCGTCCGGTGCGTGGCCTGCCCGCCGCGGTCGTGTCCGGCGGGGTGGCCGACGCGGAGGCGGCGTGGCGGGGCGCGTTCCTGGCGCACGGCTCGCTCACCGAACCGGGCCGGTCCTCGTCGCTGGAGGTCACCTGCCCCGGTCCGGAGGCGGCACTGGCGCTGGTCGGCGCGGCCCGGAGGATGGGCATCCAGGCGAAGTCGCGTGAGGTGCGCGGCGCGGACCGGGTGGTCGTCCGCGACGGCGACGCGATCGGCGCGCTGCTGACCCGCCTGGGCGCGCACACGAGCGTGCTGCAGTGGGAGGAACGCCGGATGCGCCGCGAGGTCCGCGCGACGGCGAACCGCCTGGCCAACTTCGACGACGCCAACCTGCGCCGCTCCGCCCGCGCGGCGGTGGCCGCCGCCGCCCGGGTCGAACGGGCACTGGAGATCCTCGGCGAAACCGCCCCGGACCACCTGCTGGCGGCCGGCCGGCTGCGGCTGTCGAACCGGCAGGCGTCCCTGGAGGAGCTGGGCCAGCTGTCCGACCCCCAGATGACCAAGGACGCGGTCGCCGGCCGCATCCGCCGCCTGCTCGCGATGGCGGACAAGCGGGCGAAGGATTTGAGCATCCCGGACACCGAGTCCGCGGTGACCGCGGAGATGCTCGAAGAAGAGGTCTGA
- a CDS encoding group I truncated hemoglobin — protein sequence MASIYDEIGGQEALITVVDDFYARVLADPDLAPFFRGTNLPRLKGMQVEFFAAALGGPDEYRGRTMKEVHRGRGIEQRHFDLVAKYLTEALQEAGVPQPVVDTIIGAVAPLAGDIVAPV from the coding sequence ATGGCGAGCATCTACGACGAGATCGGCGGTCAGGAAGCCCTGATCACGGTCGTCGACGACTTCTACGCGCGCGTCCTCGCGGACCCGGACCTGGCGCCGTTCTTCCGCGGCACCAACCTGCCCCGGCTGAAGGGCATGCAGGTGGAGTTCTTCGCCGCCGCGCTGGGCGGGCCGGACGAGTACCGGGGCCGGACGATGAAGGAGGTCCATCGTGGCCGCGGGATCGAGCAGCGGCACTTCGACCTGGTCGCGAAGTACCTGACCGAGGCGCTGCAGGAGGCCGGGGTGCCGCAGCCGGTGGTGGACACGATCATCGGCGCGGTCGCCCCGCTGGCCGGCGACATCGTGGCCCCGGTGTGA
- a CDS encoding riboflavin synthase codes for MFTGIVEEVGEVTAVEQLTDAARLTVRGPLVTSDAAHGDSIAVSGVCLTVVTVSGGEFTVDVVNETLQRSSLSKVTVGDTVNLERATPAGGRLGGHIMQGHVDGTGVFLSRDEHGVTTFALPAALSRYVVEKGSIAVDGVSLTVASVSGDRFSVALIPTTLEATTLGRREDGDPVNLEVDVVAKYVEKLTAPHVAASAHNV; via the coding sequence GTGTTCACGGGAATTGTCGAAGAGGTCGGCGAGGTCACTGCGGTCGAGCAGCTGACCGACGCGGCCCGGCTGACCGTGCGTGGTCCGCTGGTGACCTCAGACGCCGCGCACGGTGATTCGATCGCGGTCAGCGGCGTCTGCCTGACCGTGGTCACTGTCTCCGGCGGCGAGTTCACCGTCGATGTGGTGAACGAGACACTTCAGCGTTCCAGCCTCTCGAAGGTGACGGTGGGGGACACGGTCAACCTCGAGCGCGCGACCCCGGCCGGCGGCCGGCTCGGCGGGCACATCATGCAGGGACACGTGGACGGCACCGGCGTCTTCCTCTCGCGCGACGAGCACGGCGTGACCACGTTCGCGCTGCCCGCGGCGCTTTCCCGGTACGTGGTGGAGAAGGGCTCGATCGCCGTGGACGGCGTCTCGCTCACCGTGGCGAGCGTGTCCGGGGACCGCTTCTCGGTGGCGTTGATCCCGACCACGCTGGAGGCCACCACGCTCGGCAGGCGCGAGGACGGCGACCCGGTGAACCTGGAAGTCGACGTGGTCGCGAAGTACGTGGAGAAGCTCACTGCCCCACACGTGGCGGCGAGCGCGCACAATGTGTGA
- a CDS encoding LLM class flavin-dependent oxidoreductase encodes MSDLPLSVLELALVESGRTAAEALAPLAGIGQRLDELGYRRLWFAEHHGSPAIASASPQVLASHVAAVTSRLRIGSGGVLAPNHAPFVLAEQFATLSALSGGRADLGIGRGPGAVDPELLRTLRRGAEPADEAEYHSDLDDLLRYLGRDTKLRVLPGEVVAPEPWLLSSSPAGAALAGERGLPLAFAHHIRPDNTAASLARYREAFRPSPWRSRPHVLLAVETVCADTDAQAQHLVGPMNVLKSGILTTGGQDTELLSPDQAAAHEFTPEMAEQLGHFRAAQAHGDPEYVAGRLSELAEQTAADELMIVTPVYDAAARLHSYELVAGF; translated from the coding sequence ATGAGCGATCTTCCCCTTTCCGTGCTCGAGCTGGCGCTGGTGGAGTCCGGGCGGACGGCGGCCGAGGCGCTGGCCCCGCTGGCCGGTATCGGGCAGCGGCTCGACGAGCTGGGCTACCGCAGGCTCTGGTTCGCCGAGCACCACGGGTCGCCGGCGATTGCCAGTGCGTCGCCGCAGGTGCTGGCCTCGCACGTGGCCGCGGTGACCTCCCGGCTGCGGATCGGATCGGGCGGCGTGCTGGCGCCCAACCACGCGCCGTTCGTGCTGGCCGAGCAGTTCGCGACGCTGTCCGCGCTCAGTGGCGGGCGGGCCGATCTCGGCATCGGCCGCGGGCCCGGCGCCGTCGATCCGGAGCTGCTGCGTACTCTGCGCCGCGGCGCGGAACCCGCCGACGAGGCCGAATACCACTCCGATCTCGACGACCTTCTGCGGTACCTCGGGCGGGACACGAAGTTGCGCGTGCTCCCGGGTGAGGTCGTGGCGCCGGAGCCCTGGCTGCTCTCGTCCAGCCCGGCCGGGGCCGCGCTCGCCGGCGAACGGGGACTGCCGCTCGCGTTCGCCCACCACATCCGGCCGGACAACACCGCCGCCTCGCTCGCCCGGTACCGGGAGGCCTTCCGTCCGTCACCGTGGCGGTCGCGGCCGCACGTGCTGCTGGCTGTGGAAACGGTCTGCGCGGACACCGACGCGCAGGCCCAGCACCTCGTCGGCCCGATGAACGTGCTGAAGTCGGGCATCCTCACCACCGGGGGACAGGACACCGAACTGCTCAGCCCGGACCAGGCCGCCGCGCACGAGTTCACCCCGGAGATGGCCGAGCAGCTCGGCCACTTCCGCGCGGCACAGGCCCACGGCGACCCCGAGTACGTCGCCGGCCGCCTGTCCGAACTGGCCGAGCAGACCGCAGCGGACGAGCTGATGATCGTCACCCCGGTCTACGACGCCGCGGCCCGGCTGCACTCCTACGAGCTGGTCGCCGGATTCTGA
- the ribH gene encoding 6,7-dimethyl-8-ribityllumazine synthase yields MSGEGRPETALDLSDCKALRLAVVATRWHAKITDALLERALVAAKEAQLEEEPTVVRVAGAVELPVAVQALARNHDAVVALGVVIRGGTPHFEYVCDAVTAGLTRVALDESTPIGNGVLTCDTEQQALDRAGLPDSPEDKGFEATVAALDTAHVLRGLRQPWTERGFV; encoded by the coding sequence ATGAGCGGCGAGGGGCGGCCGGAGACCGCGCTCGACCTGAGTGACTGCAAGGCGTTGCGGCTGGCTGTGGTCGCCACGCGCTGGCACGCGAAGATCACCGACGCGCTTCTGGAGCGCGCGCTGGTCGCGGCGAAGGAAGCCCAGCTGGAGGAGGAGCCCACGGTGGTCCGCGTCGCGGGCGCGGTGGAGCTGCCGGTCGCGGTGCAGGCGCTGGCCCGCAACCACGACGCCGTCGTCGCGCTCGGTGTCGTGATCCGCGGGGGCACGCCACACTTCGAGTACGTGTGCGACGCGGTCACGGCGGGCCTCACCCGGGTCGCGCTCGACGAGAGCACACCGATCGGCAATGGGGTGCTCACCTGCGACACCGAGCAGCAGGCGCTGGACCGCGCCGGTCTGCCCGATTCCCCGGAGGACAAGGGCTTCGAGGCGACAGTGGCCGCGCTCGACACCGCGCACGTGTTGCGCGGCCTGCGCCAGCCGTGGACCGAGCGGGGTTTCGTGTGA
- a CDS encoding PH domain-containing protein, which yields MTEQETTTLVIRPRRALIMCSVLAVVLLAVFVVVAVLLRSSRTGVVFEPSDQVAMIGIGVLLALGTMLFALARVRADESGIEVRNVLARRRFAWEDVLSVSFPDGASWARLELPDDEYFSVMAVQAVDRERAVAAVRALRRLHRAATGS from the coding sequence ATGACCGAACAGGAGACCACCACCCTCGTGATCCGCCCGCGCCGGGCGCTGATCATGTGCAGCGTGCTGGCGGTGGTGTTGCTCGCGGTGTTCGTGGTCGTGGCGGTGCTGCTGCGCAGTTCGCGCACCGGGGTGGTGTTCGAGCCGTCGGACCAGGTGGCGATGATCGGCATCGGCGTGCTGCTGGCGCTCGGCACCATGCTGTTCGCGCTGGCCAGGGTCCGCGCGGACGAGTCCGGCATCGAGGTGCGGAACGTGCTGGCGCGGCGGCGTTTCGCGTGGGAGGACGTGCTGTCGGTGAGTTTCCCGGACGGCGCGTCGTGGGCCCGGCTGGAGCTGCCCGACGACGAGTACTTCTCGGTGATGGCGGTGCAGGCCGTGGATCGTGAACGTGCGGTGGCCGCGGTGCGTGCGTTGCGGCGGCTGCACCGGGCGGCGACGGGTTCCTGA
- a CDS encoding gluconeogenesis factor YvcK family protein, translated as MRAVALGGGHGLHATLTALRRVTREVTAVVTVADDGGSSGRLRRELGLLPPGDLRQAFAAFAAEDGGQLWAEVFQHRFGGDGALAGHAVGNLLLAGLFEVLGDPVAALDEASRLMGISGRVLPMSPEPLEIEAEVTGLDSQDPEAIRRIRGQVAVASTPGQVQRISLHSSAGGERPPAGCAEAIEAVLGADVVFLGPGSWFTSVLPHVLVPDLHDALVRTTAAKVVVLNLVPQPGETAGFSPERHLDVLFEHAPALRVDAVIADRDSVPDPASLHRAARRLGARALLGAVADPIVAGRHDPGALATCVREAIGEHRG; from the coding sequence GTGCGCGCGGTGGCGCTCGGCGGGGGACACGGGCTGCACGCGACGCTGACCGCGCTGCGCCGGGTGACCCGCGAGGTCACCGCGGTGGTCACAGTGGCCGACGACGGCGGCTCGTCCGGCCGGCTGCGCCGCGAGCTGGGCCTGCTGCCGCCGGGAGACCTGCGGCAGGCGTTCGCCGCGTTCGCCGCCGAGGACGGCGGACAGCTGTGGGCGGAGGTGTTCCAGCACCGCTTCGGCGGCGACGGCGCGCTCGCCGGGCACGCGGTGGGCAACCTGCTGCTCGCCGGGCTGTTCGAGGTGCTCGGCGATCCGGTCGCCGCCCTCGACGAGGCGAGCCGGCTGATGGGGATTTCCGGGCGGGTGCTGCCGATGTCGCCGGAACCGCTGGAGATCGAGGCCGAGGTGACCGGGCTGGACAGCCAGGATCCGGAGGCGATCCGGCGGATCCGCGGCCAGGTGGCGGTGGCCAGCACCCCGGGCCAGGTACAGCGGATCAGCCTGCACTCGAGCGCAGGGGGCGAGCGGCCGCCGGCCGGCTGCGCGGAGGCGATCGAGGCGGTGCTCGGCGCGGACGTGGTGTTCCTCGGGCCCGGTTCGTGGTTCACCAGCGTGCTGCCGCACGTGCTCGTCCCGGATCTGCACGACGCGCTCGTGCGGACCACCGCGGCCAAGGTCGTGGTCCTCAACCTCGTCCCCCAACCGGGGGAAACTGCCGGATTCTCCCCGGAGCGGCACCTGGACGTACTCTTCGAGCACGCGCCCGCGCTGCGCGTCGACGCGGTGATCGCGGACCGCGATTCGGTGCCCGACCCGGCCAGTCTGCACCGCGCGGCACGGCGGCTCGGGGCCCGCGCCCTGCTGGGGGCGGTGGCCGACCCGATCGTGGCGGGACGGCATGATCCTGGTGCGCTCGCCACGTGCGTACGGGAGGCGATCGGGGAGCACCGTGGCTGA
- a CDS encoding bifunctional 3,4-dihydroxy-2-butanone-4-phosphate synthase/GTP cyclohydrolase II has product MSETKAAAEPKTGWTPCGAVGGFDVDAIEAAIADVAAGRAVVVVDDEDRENEGDLIFAAEKATPELLAFMVRYTSGYVCVALTEEEADRLDLPPMYHTNQDQRGTAYSVTVDAAEGVTTGISGADRAHTTRLLADPEATAKDFRRPGHVVPLRAKEGGVLRRPGHTEASVDLARLAGLHPAGVLCEIVSQKDEGDMARRDELEVFAADHDLRVITIADLIAYRRRTEKQVERVAEARIPLAAGTFRAVGYDSLLDGIEHVAFVYGDVGDGEDLLVRVHSECLTGDVFGSLRCDCGPQLDAALQAVADEGRGVVLYIRGHEGRGIGLLHKLQAYQLQDAGADTVDANLALGVPADARDYGTGAQILCDLGVRSMRLLTNNPAKRVGLEGYGLRVTGRVALPISPNPENLRYLRTKRDRMGHDLAQLEHYDQVGAAGTGTDEETTR; this is encoded by the coding sequence GTGAGCGAGACGAAGGCGGCGGCCGAGCCGAAGACGGGATGGACCCCGTGCGGGGCCGTCGGGGGCTTCGACGTGGACGCCATCGAGGCGGCGATCGCGGACGTCGCGGCCGGGCGTGCGGTGGTCGTGGTCGACGACGAGGACCGCGAGAACGAGGGCGACCTGATCTTCGCCGCGGAGAAGGCGACGCCGGAACTGCTGGCGTTCATGGTGCGCTACACCTCGGGTTACGTGTGCGTGGCGCTCACCGAGGAGGAGGCCGACCGGCTCGACCTGCCGCCGATGTACCACACGAACCAGGACCAGCGCGGGACCGCCTACAGCGTCACGGTGGACGCCGCCGAGGGCGTGACCACCGGGATCTCCGGTGCCGACCGGGCGCACACCACGCGGCTGCTGGCCGATCCGGAAGCGACCGCGAAGGACTTCCGCCGTCCCGGGCACGTGGTGCCGCTGCGTGCGAAGGAAGGCGGCGTGCTGCGTCGTCCGGGGCACACCGAGGCCTCGGTGGATCTCGCCCGGCTGGCCGGGCTGCACCCGGCGGGCGTGCTGTGCGAGATCGTGTCGCAGAAGGACGAGGGCGACATGGCCCGCCGCGACGAGCTGGAGGTCTTCGCGGCCGACCACGATCTGCGCGTGATCACCATCGCCGATCTGATCGCCTACCGGCGCCGTACCGAGAAGCAGGTGGAGCGGGTCGCCGAGGCGCGGATCCCGCTCGCTGCGGGGACATTCCGCGCGGTCGGTTACGACAGCCTGCTCGACGGCATCGAGCACGTCGCGTTCGTCTACGGCGACGTCGGTGACGGCGAGGACCTGCTGGTGCGGGTGCACTCGGAGTGCCTGACCGGCGACGTGTTCGGCTCGCTGCGCTGCGACTGCGGCCCGCAGCTGGACGCGGCGTTGCAGGCGGTGGCGGACGAGGGCCGCGGCGTCGTGCTGTACATCCGCGGGCACGAGGGCCGGGGGATCGGCCTGCTGCACAAGCTGCAGGCCTACCAGCTGCAGGACGCGGGCGCCGACACCGTCGACGCGAACCTCGCGCTGGGCGTGCCCGCCGACGCGCGCGACTACGGCACCGGCGCGCAGATCCTGTGCGACCTGGGCGTGCGCTCGATGCGGCTGCTGACGAACAACCCGGCCAAGCGGGTCGGGCTGGAGGGTTACGGGCTGCGTGTCACCGGCCGGGTGGCCCTGCCGATCTCGCCGAATCCGGAGAACCTGCGGTACCTGCGCACCAAGCGGGACCGGATGGGCCACGACCTCGCACAGCTGGAGCACTACGACCAGGTCGGCGCGGCCGGCACGGGGACCGACGAGGAGACGACGCGATGA
- a CDS encoding PPOX class F420-dependent oxidoreductase gives MREMSRDQWWAFASEGTRTGKLGLVRTNGAPIVTPVWFLLHEGAEGDELIFTTGTDTLKGKVIRRDPRISLVVDDERPPYSYVQFTAEARLHGDLGDMLQWATRLGARYMGEANAEEFGKRNAVPEESLIRAKITKVVARADIAG, from the coding sequence ATGCGTGAGATGAGCCGCGACCAGTGGTGGGCGTTCGCGAGCGAGGGCACCCGGACCGGCAAGCTGGGCCTCGTCCGGACCAACGGCGCGCCGATCGTGACTCCGGTGTGGTTCCTGCTGCACGAGGGCGCCGAGGGCGACGAGCTGATCTTCACCACCGGCACGGACACGCTGAAAGGCAAGGTGATCCGCCGCGATCCGCGGATCTCCCTCGTCGTCGACGACGAGCGCCCGCCGTACTCCTACGTGCAGTTCACCGCCGAGGCGCGGCTGCACGGCGACCTCGGCGACATGCTGCAGTGGGCGACCCGCCTCGGCGCCCGCTACATGGGCGAGGCGAACGCGGAGGAGTTCGGCAAGCGCAACGCGGTCCCCGAGGAATCCCTCATCCGGGCGAAGATCACGAAGGTGGTCGCCCGGGCGGACATCGCCGGGTAG
- the rapZ gene encoding RNase adapter RapZ, translating to MEVAVVSGLSGAGRSTAAKCLEDLGWFVVDNLPPELIATMVELGAQARGAITKVAVVMDVRSRAFTDDLASVIKDLDARGYKPRVVFLEATDAVLVRRFEAVRRGHPMQGDGRLADGITAERKLLSPLREEADLVLDTSALSVHDLRAKIEDAFGSEASTQTRVTVLSFGYKYGLPMDSDLVMDVRFLPNPFWIPELREHTGLDSEVRNYVLSQEGAEEFLDRYHQLLRLIGAGYKREGKRYLTLAVGCTGGKHRSVALSEELAQRLSKEDGMAVKVVHRDLGRE from the coding sequence ATGGAGGTCGCGGTCGTGTCCGGCCTGTCCGGGGCGGGCCGGTCCACCGCGGCGAAGTGCCTGGAGGACCTGGGCTGGTTCGTCGTGGACAACCTGCCGCCGGAGCTGATCGCCACCATGGTCGAGCTGGGCGCGCAGGCGCGCGGCGCGATCACCAAGGTGGCCGTGGTGATGGACGTGCGCTCGCGCGCCTTCACCGACGACCTGGCCTCGGTGATCAAGGACCTGGACGCCCGCGGGTACAAGCCGCGGGTGGTGTTTCTCGAGGCCACCGACGCGGTGCTGGTGCGCCGGTTCGAGGCGGTCCGCCGGGGCCATCCGATGCAGGGCGACGGCCGGCTCGCGGACGGCATCACCGCCGAGCGCAAGCTGCTCTCCCCGCTGCGCGAGGAGGCCGATCTCGTGCTCGACACCTCCGCGCTGTCGGTGCACGACCTGCGGGCGAAGATCGAGGACGCGTTCGGCTCCGAGGCGAGCACCCAGACCCGCGTCACCGTGCTGTCCTTCGGCTACAAGTACGGTCTGCCGATGGATTCCGACCTCGTGATGGACGTGCGGTTCCTGCCCAACCCGTTCTGGATCCCGGAGCTGCGCGAGCACACCGGGCTGGACAGCGAGGTGCGCAACTACGTGCTCTCGCAGGAGGGCGCCGAAGAGTTCCTGGACCGCTACCACCAGCTGCTGCGGCTGATCGGCGCGGGCTACAAGCGCGAGGGCAAGCGGTACCTGACGCTCGCGGTCGGCTGCACCGGCGGGAAGCACCGCAGTGTGGCGCTGTCGGAGGAGCTCGCCCAGCGACTGTCCAAGGAGGACGGAATGGCCGTGAAGGTGGTGCACCGCGACCTTGGCCGTGAGTGA
- the uvrC gene encoding excinuclease ABC subunit UvrC, with product MADPTTYRPQPGSIPDAPGVYKFRDAGKRVIYVGKAKSLRSRLNSYFADLAGLHPRTRQMVTTAASVEWTVVTTEVEALQLEYNWIKEFDPRFNVRYRDDKSYPVLAVTLGEQFPRLHVYRGARKKGVRYFGPYSHAWAIRETLDLLLRVFPARTCSAGVFRRHGQIGRPCLLGYIDKCSAPCVGRVSAAEHRAIVEDFCDFLAGRTDAMVKRLEREMAAASEELEFERAARLRDDLGALRRAMEKQAVVFGDGTDADVVAFAHDELEAAVQVFHVRGGRVRGQRGWVIDKAEEMDVPALVDHFLTQFYGEESDRAGRDDVDTGPVVPREVLVPELPADADAVAEWLTGLRGSRVRLRVAQRGDKKALAETVARNAAEAFTQHKLRRAGDLTARSAALQELQDYLALDSAPLRIECVDISHIQGSDVVASLVVFEDGLPRKSEYRKFALREAAEEGDVASIAEVVRRRFHRYLKESTENTGTTEPTPGTPPESAVESTTESATESGSEAAEPVRAGIDPETGRPRKFAYPPNLLVVDGAGPQATAAADVLAELGITDIAVVGLAKRLEEIWLPGDPDPVILPRTSDALYLLQRLRDEAHRFAIRYHREKRAKRMQTSELDSVPGLGQARRTALIKHFGSVKKLKQARIEEIEAVPGFGRRTAEAVVAALAGETGAGGDQGS from the coding sequence GTGGCTGACCCGACCACCTACCGACCCCAGCCCGGGAGCATCCCGGACGCTCCCGGCGTGTACAAGTTCCGCGACGCCGGGAAGCGGGTCATCTACGTCGGCAAGGCGAAGAGCCTGCGCAGCCGGCTGAACTCGTACTTCGCCGATCTTGCCGGGCTGCACCCGCGCACCCGCCAGATGGTCACCACCGCGGCCAGCGTCGAGTGGACCGTGGTCACCACCGAGGTCGAAGCACTCCAGCTGGAGTACAACTGGATCAAGGAGTTCGACCCGCGGTTCAACGTCCGCTACCGCGACGACAAGAGCTACCCGGTCCTCGCGGTCACCCTCGGCGAACAGTTCCCGCGGCTGCACGTCTACCGCGGCGCGCGCAAGAAGGGCGTGCGGTACTTCGGCCCGTACTCGCATGCCTGGGCGATCCGGGAAACGCTCGACCTGCTGCTGCGGGTGTTCCCCGCCCGTACCTGCTCGGCCGGGGTGTTCCGGCGGCACGGCCAGATCGGCCGGCCCTGCCTGCTCGGCTACATCGACAAGTGCTCGGCGCCGTGTGTGGGCCGGGTGTCGGCCGCCGAGCACCGGGCCATCGTCGAGGACTTCTGCGATTTCCTCGCCGGCCGCACCGACGCGATGGTCAAGCGCCTGGAGCGGGAGATGGCCGCGGCGTCGGAGGAGCTGGAGTTCGAACGTGCCGCGCGGCTGCGTGACGACCTGGGTGCGTTGCGCCGTGCGATGGAGAAGCAGGCGGTGGTGTTCGGCGACGGCACGGACGCCGACGTGGTCGCCTTCGCGCACGACGAGCTGGAAGCCGCGGTCCAGGTCTTCCACGTGCGTGGCGGGCGCGTACGCGGGCAGCGCGGCTGGGTGATCGACAAGGCCGAGGAGATGGACGTCCCGGCGCTGGTGGACCACTTCCTGACGCAGTTCTACGGCGAGGAGTCCGACCGTGCGGGTCGCGACGACGTGGACACGGGTCCGGTCGTGCCGCGCGAGGTGCTGGTGCCGGAGCTGCCCGCGGACGCCGACGCCGTCGCCGAATGGCTGACCGGCCTGCGCGGCTCGCGGGTACGGCTGCGGGTGGCGCAACGCGGTGACAAGAAGGCGCTCGCGGAAACCGTGGCGCGCAACGCCGCGGAGGCCTTCACCCAGCACAAGCTGCGCCGGGCGGGCGACCTGACCGCGCGTTCGGCGGCGTTGCAGGAGCTGCAGGACTACCTCGCGCTGGACAGCGCGCCGCTGCGCATCGAATGCGTGGACATCAGCCACATTCAGGGCAGTGACGTGGTGGCCTCGCTCGTGGTGTTCGAGGACGGCCTGCCGCGCAAGTCCGAGTACCGCAAGTTCGCGTTGCGCGAAGCCGCCGAGGAGGGCGACGTCGCGTCCATCGCCGAGGTCGTGCGGCGGCGGTTTCACCGGTACCTCAAGGAAAGCACCGAAAACACCGGAACCACCGAACCCACGCCCGGCACGCCGCCGGAGTCGGCGGTCGAGTCCACGACCGAGTCCGCGACCGAATCCGGGAGCGAAGCGGCCGAGCCGGTGCGGGCGGGGATCGATCCGGAGACCGGACGGCCGCGCAAGTTCGCCTATCCGCCCAACCTGCTCGTGGTCGACGGTGCGGGCCCGCAGGCCACCGCGGCCGCGGACGTGCTGGCGGAGCTGGGAATCACCGACATCGCGGTGGTGGGGCTGGCGAAGCGGCTGGAGGAGATCTGGCTGCCCGGTGATCCGGATCCGGTGATCCTGCCCCGCACGTCCGACGCGTTGTACCTGCTGCAGCGGCTGCGGGACGAGGCGCACCGGTTCGCCATCCGTTACCACCGCGAGAAACGCGCGAAGCGCATGCAGACGTCCGAATTGGACAGTGTGCCCGGTCTGGGGCAGGCTCGGCGCACCGCGCTGATCAAGCATTTCGGCTCGGTGAAGAAGCTCAAGCAGGCCAGGATCGAGGAGATCGAGGCGGTGCCCGGGTTCGGCAGGAGGACCGCGGAAGCCGTGGTGGCGGCGCTGGCCGGAGAGACCGGCGCCGGAGGGGACCAGGGGTCGTGA